From a region of the Candidatus Limnocylindrales bacterium genome:
- a CDS encoding DUF11 domain-containing protein, protein MMNTRRFSQMAVAAVAILSTFAFSGRAHAAVGTLYGVTGAGPAAQGSCGGTLSALYTLDPTTGAATLVGPVMIGGTQARHITGLAVHPSTGVMYAVMNGVDTACSDEGDATLLTIDPATGAATVVGTQGSISGQFPDITFDPFGTLYAWNEFDGDSLWIIDTTTGTGTRVDFGDLSTFRTGLASDSKGHLYLKMTNELYRINQYTAKSFGFVDILEDLKNFLAFDQNDVMFSGDRNSQGFFLYTIDPTSGQATFIGSNTVPNMGAITFDRGVLTPPPVSDLSLSKDVDVPNPVIGTDVVFTLTVTNDGPDAADNVTVSDLLPAGYSYVSSSGDGTYDDGTGVWTIGTIASGGAFATIDITATVLNAPGQYTNVAEVATSDSYDPDSVPGSGDEAGDTYAALTPDVLVPKLFSLDRDTNRLWVVDPTFFLIDMAMSITLDGYDLTGGNGLTVQPETGTMFAGLDSSQGRLLATIDPATGEATLIGSFGDYRVSSITFGADQDTLYARTGNSGPNFRTLFTVDPTDATMTAVCTLPEGFGGAMTFSGGLIYMTTEICPNDCFIQVQIIDPSQFPGSASDPCGGTTVDTSILYREPTGVAVESDVGGTITLLVASFGELYRVTIPGAGSPSDSSFLGSMSHQSRGLAFSTADVTLASLSASKTATKMRVKGKKLIDYTIGGGNSGPSSLSNVELTDNLPPGTTFVSADSGCDLFGGTVVCSIGQLDPGVTQFFTFTVQLTCKKCSSVTNNVSVSADGMFYDYPYDNVASSTLSVKGKF, encoded by the coding sequence ATGATGAACACGCGACGCTTCTCACAAATGGCCGTGGCCGCAGTCGCCATCCTTTCCACTTTCGCATTCAGCGGACGGGCGCATGCAGCCGTCGGGACGCTTTATGGGGTCACCGGCGCCGGACCGGCGGCGCAGGGATCCTGCGGCGGGACACTATCCGCCCTGTACACGCTCGACCCGACCACAGGCGCAGCGACGCTCGTCGGTCCCGTCATGATTGGAGGCACGCAGGCACGGCACATCACGGGTCTTGCCGTGCATCCGTCCACCGGTGTGATGTACGCGGTGATGAACGGAGTCGATACGGCATGCTCGGACGAAGGCGACGCAACGCTGCTGACGATCGACCCGGCTACAGGGGCAGCAACCGTCGTGGGCACGCAGGGCAGCATCAGCGGCCAGTTCCCCGACATCACGTTCGATCCGTTTGGAACGCTGTATGCCTGGAACGAATTCGACGGCGACAGCCTGTGGATCATCGACACGACAACCGGCACGGGTACGCGCGTGGACTTCGGAGATCTCAGCACGTTCCGGACCGGCCTCGCGTCCGACTCGAAAGGTCATCTGTATCTGAAGATGACGAACGAGCTTTACCGCATCAATCAGTACACCGCGAAATCCTTCGGCTTCGTCGATATCCTGGAGGATCTGAAAAACTTCCTCGCGTTCGACCAGAACGACGTGATGTTCTCGGGTGACCGCAACTCGCAGGGCTTCTTTCTGTACACAATCGACCCGACGAGCGGCCAGGCGACCTTCATCGGATCGAACACCGTCCCCAACATGGGCGCGATCACGTTCGATCGCGGCGTCCTGACTCCGCCGCCGGTATCCGACCTCAGCCTGAGCAAGGACGTCGATGTTCCGAACCCGGTCATCGGCACCGACGTCGTCTTCACGCTCACGGTGACGAACGACGGCCCCGATGCGGCGGACAACGTGACCGTCTCCGATCTTCTACCGGCCGGCTACTCCTACGTTTCGAGCAGCGGCGACGGCACTTACGACGACGGCACGGGCGTCTGGACGATCGGAACGATCGCCAGCGGGGGCGCGTTTGCGACGATCGACATTACGGCAACCGTCCTCAACGCGCCCGGTCAGTACACGAACGTTGCCGAAGTCGCCACGTCGGATTCCTACGATCCCGATTCCGTGCCGGGCTCGGGCGACGAGGCCGGTGACACCTACGCCGCACTCACGCCCGACGTACTCGTTCCCAAGCTCTTTTCGCTCGATCGCGACACGAACCGGCTCTGGGTGGTCGATCCCACGTTCTTCCTGATCGACATGGCCATGAGCATAACCCTCGACGGGTACGATCTGACCGGCGGCAACGGCCTCACCGTGCAGCCGGAGACCGGGACGATGTTCGCAGGGCTCGATTCTTCGCAGGGCCGTCTGCTCGCGACGATCGACCCGGCGACGGGCGAGGCGACGCTCATCGGCAGCTTCGGTGACTACCGCGTCTCCTCGATCACGTTCGGCGCCGACCAGGACACGCTTTACGCCAGAACCGGCAACAGCGGCCCCAACTTCCGCACGCTGTTCACCGTCGATCCGACCGACGCCACGATGACCGCCGTATGCACGCTGCCCGAGGGTTTCGGTGGCGCGATGACGTTCTCAGGCGGGCTCATCTACATGACGACGGAGATCTGCCCGAACGACTGCTTTATCCAGGTACAGATCATCGATCCGTCCCAGTTCCCGGGAAGCGCGAGCGATCCGTGCGGCGGCACGACCGTCGACACGTCGATTCTGTACAGGGAACCAACGGGCGTGGCAGTGGAATCCGACGTCGGCGGCACGATCACGCTGCTCGTTGCATCCTTCGGTGAGTTGTATCGCGTGACCATCCCGGGCGCAGGCAGCCCGTCCGATTCGTCGTTCCTCGGTTCGATGTCGCACCAGTCGAGAGGACTCGCATTCTCGACCGCCGACGTGACACTGGCCAGCCTGTCCGCGTCGAAAACCGCGACGAAGATGCGCGTCAAGGGAAAGAAGCTGATCGACTACACGATCGGCGGTGGGAACAGCGGACCGTCCTCGCTGAGCAACGTCGAGCTCACCGACAACCTGCCGCCCGGAACGACGTTCGTTTCAGCGGATTCCGGCTGCGATTTGTTCGGCGGGACGGTCGTGTGCTCGATCGGCCAGCTCGATCCGGGCGTGACGCAGTTCTTCACGTTCACGGTCCAGCTGACGTGCAAGAAATGCTCTTCCGTCACCAACAACGTATCCGTCAGCGCCGACGGCATGTTCTACGATTACCCGTACGACAACGTCGCTTCGAGTACGTTGTCGGTCAAGGGCAAGTTCTGA
- a CDS encoding ferritin-like domain-containing protein has translation MSDFLSGYSIQRWLESCPQGYLEDTVFGHPDGETEPEFLLENDVLREDAIRSTVQLVVGERCALAASSGLINAAPDEASKRFLATQTLDEARHVEVFTQRLYDLGVKRADLESTILHFANPNLIKFAEVLLDKVHRRDFIAGVVGQNIVLEGMAFSVFEMMQAMNKEMNPKFAHVLTGTIADERRHVGFGENRIGSLLKQHPEKKREIENMQRDMSWYMLATFADAFRGNRTAEELDRIGRERSHSSYQGADLGVMSPEQMEGLLADTVLGEFKTRLARIGLDYQSPPRP, from the coding sequence ATGAGCGATTTTCTGAGCGGCTACTCCATCCAGCGATGGCTCGAGTCCTGTCCCCAGGGCTACCTCGAGGACACGGTGTTCGGTCATCCGGACGGCGAGACCGAGCCGGAGTTCCTGCTCGAAAACGACGTGCTGCGCGAAGACGCGATCCGCAGCACCGTACAGCTCGTCGTCGGCGAGCGCTGCGCCCTTGCCGCGTCGTCCGGCCTGATCAACGCGGCGCCCGACGAAGCGAGCAAGCGTTTCCTGGCCACCCAGACCCTCGACGAAGCCCGCCATGTCGAGGTCTTCACGCAGCGGCTCTATGACCTCGGCGTAAAAAGAGCCGATCTCGAATCGACGATCCTGCACTTCGCCAATCCGAACCTCATCAAATTCGCCGAAGTGCTTCTCGACAAGGTCCATCGCCGGGATTTCATCGCCGGCGTCGTCGGCCAGAACATCGTCCTCGAGGGCATGGCCTTCAGCGTGTTCGAGATGATGCAGGCCATGAACAAGGAAATGAATCCCAAGTTCGCGCACGTTCTTACCGGGACGATCGCCGACGAGCGCCGTCACGTCGGCTTCGGCGAGAACCGCATCGGATCGCTGCTCAAGCAGCACCCCGAAAAGAAGCGCGAAATCGAAAACATGCAGCGCGACATGTCGTGGTACATGCTCGCGACCTTTGCCGACGCGTTCCGCGGCAACCGCACGGCCGAGGAGCTCGACCGCATCGGCCGCGAGCGAAGCCATTCGTCGTACCAGGGCGCGGACCTCGGCGTCATGTCGCCGGAACAGATGGAAGGCCTGCTCGCCGATACGGTGCTCGGTGAGTTCAAGACGCGGCTCGCGCGCATCGGTCTCGACTACCAGTCGCCGCCGCGCCCGTAA
- a CDS encoding VOC family protein: MSRIFGAIRQNGYVVRDIRGAMDHWVNVMGVGPWFYFDRVKVDYFRHHGRPSDVEMSIALANSGDLQIELIQQRNDAPSMYREFLDSGREGLQHVAYWTKDYQALYDRALSLGYKVGHEGQIGGELGRFAYFDTQLHPGTVVELSDISGPKGAFFDLVRQMSIDWDGSQPVRPM; this comes from the coding sequence ATGAGCCGTATTTTTGGTGCAATCCGTCAGAACGGTTACGTGGTGCGGGACATCCGTGGCGCCATGGACCACTGGGTCAACGTGATGGGCGTCGGTCCCTGGTTCTATTTCGATCGGGTGAAGGTCGACTATTTCCGGCATCACGGCCGGCCGTCGGACGTCGAGATGAGTATCGCGCTCGCCAACTCCGGCGACCTTCAGATCGAGCTCATCCAGCAGAGAAACGACGCGCCGTCGATGTACAGGGAATTCCTCGACTCCGGCCGCGAAGGGCTTCAGCACGTCGCGTACTGGACGAAAGACTATCAGGCGCTTTACGACCGCGCGTTATCTCTCGGTTACAAGGTCGGGCACGAAGGCCAGATCGGCGGCGAGCTCGGTCGCTTTGCGTACTTCGACACGCAGCTTCATCCGGGCACCGTCGTCGAGCTGTCCGACATCAGCGGACCCAAGGGTGCGTTCTTCGACCTCGTGCGGCAGATGTCGATTGACTGGGACGGCTCGCAGCCGGTCCGGCCGATGTGA